One window from the genome of Cryptomeria japonica chromosome 6, Sugi_1.0, whole genome shotgun sequence encodes:
- the LOC131070162 gene encoding uncharacterized protein LOC131070162, with protein sequence MMSTCKYSNVVEPVRKLKKKDGFIRTKGNDGKCALPDNSPPVTVRPKGTKSQHQRREMLQSCKEGLPSLNKHKAILGGEVNSEPFKVKQPYSTKNSKSFKDKASKHPFVHSSQLKINAAATVSAKLMKKPTKVINRVSYYSNPPVIDDNIEYNLLNSGISEQELLDLNLLPDGLQQHKLTVTPVSTPKKSGKPIIGGFSSFDGSRFSPIEEASLMLHRPIAYAYSIGFYSNPSVVSDLENTDDDFESNFLSSGLSEQDLLDLNSLTDGYVNTPVSTPEKSERVNVRGFDSFDGSKFSPTEEALLVLNSTNEDMFLTPLSSKETSKRVSVRGLHSFDGYNSSPIEEALPILNRSIEDPFISSVSTDVVSENTPTDMLHITDWNADPTVSLQSSPTQCFDPWSVETGSTSENGALYDKCSWKGSKSTDSCFFYNSKAKRMRPSCLTSHWTTDSSRSTISKKKKQPTNDIGEVEWFSNLRFLTDSALVDDEAEWDLLSSRTSEEELLSLNVLPVGLFPKKEIITSTSTTEKPNIVIAGGIHSFDGSRFSPIEESFLILNDPIANEYACNTDKGGETSQVIELKGKLDFCYLLEAELLDEKTQNKELDCILKLQTDLLEVKAQIKELGWLLESSLRRADMLLPKLAREDGLVA encoded by the exons ATGATGTCTACTTGTAAATATTCTAATGTAGTGGAACCGGtaaggaagctaaagaagaaagaTGGGTTTATAAGAACCAAAGGGAATGATGGAAAATGTGCTTTGCCAGATAACAGTCCCCCTGTAACAGTTAGGCCCAAAGGAACAAAATCCCAACATCAAAGAAGAGAAATGTTGCAATCCTGTAAAGAAGGCTTGCCCAGTCTAAATAAACATAAGGCAATATTGGGTGGAGAAGTCAATTCTGAACCTTTCAAAGTTAAGCAACCTTATTCAACAAAGAATTCAAAATCCTTTAAGGATAAGGCCTCTAAACATCCATTTGTACATTCTTCACAGTTGAAAATCAATGCGGCAGCAACAGTTTCTGCCAAGTTGATGAAGAAGCCAACCAAGGTAATCAACAGAGTAAGCTATTATTCTAACCCACCTGTTATAGATGACAATATTGAATATAATCTTCTCAATTCTGGAATAAGTGAGCAAGAGTTGCTAGATTTGAATTTGCTCCCTGATGGACTTCAACAACACAAATTGACTGTGACACCTGTTTCTACACCAAAGAAATCTGGAAAACCTATTATTGGAGGATTTTCTAGTTTTGATGGTTCCAGGTTCAGTCCAATTGAAGAGGCCTCTCTAATGCTTCATCGCCCTATTGCATATGCATATTCCATAGGTTTTTATTCTAATCCAAGTGTAGTGAGTGATTTAGAAAATACAGATGATGATTTTGAGAGTAACTTTCTTAGTTCTGGATTAAGTGAACAAGATCTGCTAGATTTGAATTCGTTAACTGATGGGTATGTCAATACTCCTGTTTCTACACCAGAGAAATCTGAGAGAGTTAATGTTAGAGGATTTGATAGCTTTGATGGTTCCAAGTTCAGTCCAACTGAAGAGGCTTTGCTTGTTCTTAATAGCACAAATGAAGATATGTTTTTAACTCCTCTTTCTTCAAAAGAAACATCTAAGAGAGTTTCTGTTAGAGGATTGCATAGCTTCGATGGTTACAATTCTAGTCCAATTGAAGAGGCTTTGCCTATTCTTAATAGGTCAATCGAAGATCCATTTATTTCTTCTGTTTCTACTGATGTGGTGTCAGAGAATACACCCACAGACATGCTTCATATAACAGATTGGAATGCAGACCCAACAGTATCATTGCAGTCAAGTCCCACACAATGTTTTGATCCATGGTCTGTGGAAACAGGGAGCACTTCAGAAAATGGGGCCTTATATGATAAATGCTCTTGGAAAGGTAGTAAGTCTACTGATTCATGTTTCTTTTACAATTCTAAAGCAAAAAGAATGAGGCCCTCTTGTTTAACATCACATTGGACAACAGATTCTTCAAGATCAACAATTTCCAAGAAAAAGAAGCAGCCCACAAATGACATTGGTGAAGTAGAATGGTTTTCTAATCTAAGATTTCTGACTGATTCGGCACTTGTAGATGATGAAGCTGAGTGGGATCTTCTCAGTTCTCGAACTAGTGAAGAAGAATTGTTATCTTTGAATGTTCTCCCTGTTGGACTCTTTCCAAAGAAAGAGATTATTACTTCTACTTCTACAACAGAGAAACCAAACATAGTCATTGCTGGAGGAATCCATAGCTTTGATGGGTCTAGGTTTAGTCCGATCGAAGAGTCTTTCCTTATTCTTAATGACCCGATTGCAAATGAATATGCTTGCAATACTGATAAAGGAGGAGAAACATCTCAAGTTATTGAACTCAAAGGCAAACTTGATTTTTGTTATTTATTGGAGGCAGAACTACTGGATGAAAAGACCCAAAACAAAGAGCTGGATTGTATATTAAAG TTACAAACAGATCTACTGGAAGTAAAAGCACAAATTAAAGAGCTGGGATGGTTGCTGGAG AGTTCCCTAAGGAGGGCGGACATGTTGCTACCAAAGCTTGCAAGAGAGGATGGGCTAGTTGCATAG